The following are encoded together in the Panicum virgatum strain AP13 chromosome 6K, P.virgatum_v5, whole genome shotgun sequence genome:
- the LOC120639110 gene encoding copper transporter 4-like — MPPPMQMGPPASPGTPPTDGSMDMPGMPAMHMAFFWGHRVQVLFSNWPGDRDGVGMYVLCLLVVFALAALVEVLSAWSRGLARRRSRDSNALGTLLMTGIHAVKVGLSYLVMLATMSFNGGVFIAVLAGHAAGFFLARRGILGGHAAHDEVPTTNGALHPPELKPEIF, encoded by the coding sequence atgccgccgccgatgcAAATGGGGCCTCCGGCCTCCCCCGGCACGCCGCCTACAGACGGGAGCATGGACATGCCCGGCATGCCCGCGATGCACATGGCCTTCTTCTGGGGGCACCGGGTGCAGGTGCTCTTCTCGAACTGGCCAGGGGACCGCGATGGCGTCGGCATGTACGTCCTTTGCCTCCTAGTCGTGTTTGCGCTCGCTGCGCTCGTCGAGGTGCTCTCGGCATGGTCCCGTGgtctcgcccgccgccgcagccgtgaCTCCAACGCGTTGGGGACCCTGCTGATGACGGGGATACACGCGGTGAAGGTCGGCCTCTCTTACTTGGTGATGCTGGCCACCATGTCCTTCAACGGCGGGGTCTTTATAGCCGTCTTGGCTGGCCACGCCGCTGGGTTCTTCCTCGCGCGGAGAGGGATTCTCGGCGGCCATGCAGCCCATGACGAGGTGCCTACTACGAACGGTGCTCTCCATCCACCAGAACTGAAACCTGAAATCTTCTGA
- the LOC120639112 gene encoding BTB/POZ and MATH domain-containing protein 1-like, with the protein MASRSPRMRTASTSTVETVKGTHSFKITDYRLHKELSTDKCFCSAIFAVGSHNWRIRYYYEGQDPREDYVSVFIELSGDLVEVTASFELRMVNPVTGLSSPRNISSPVVFNGENPTRGFAIFVKKDDLEFSSKYVVDGCLVIECDVMVIKEIQVKETTVTSDFDIQPPPPPPPPPPPPADLSHDLRRLLESEEEADVTFKVKGEVYHAHKILLAMGSPVFKAEFYGPMSDNMGDESKTVEGMDPIIVFKALLHFIYTDSFPVMEDLDCDEKEDMVKHLLVAADTYGMERMKLICEGILCKRIDVESVAYTLALAAQHHCIKLKNACIEFIISRNRMDAVLASQGYEHLKRACPDVAVELWEKAAKSFMTRSGSNYEVLS; encoded by the coding sequence ATGGCGTCCCGGAGTCCAAGGATGAGGACGGCGTCGACATCCACCGTGGAGACGGTGAAGGGCACGCACTCGTTCAAGATCACCGACTACAGACTGCACAAGGAACTCAGCACCGACAAATGCTTCTGCTCCGCCATCTTCGCGGTCGGCAGCCACAATTGGCGTATCCGCTACTACTATGAAGGACAGGATCCCAGAGAGGATTATGTCTCCGTCTTCATCGAGCTCTCAGGTGATCTTGTCGAGGTGACGGCAAGCTTCGAATTAAGGATGGTCAACCCAGTGACAGGGCTGTCATCGCCGCGCAATATCTCCTCGCCGGTGGTGTTCAACGGTGAAAATCCGACCCGGGGTTTCGCCATATTCGTGAAGAAGGATGACCTGGAATTCTCATCGAAATACGTGGTAGATGGCTGCCTCGTTATAGAGTGCGATGTCATGGTAATCAAAGAAATACAGGTGAAGGAGACAACCGTCACCTCCGACTTTGATatccagccccccccccccccccccccccccccccccccccccgcagacTTATCACACGACCTTAGAAGGCTGCTAGAGTCAGAGGAGGAAGCAGATGTAACATTCAAGGTAAAAGGGGAGGTTTACCATGCCCACAAGATTCTGCTCGCGATGGGGTCGCCGGTGTTTAAGGCGGAATTCTATGGCCCGATGAGCGACAACATGGGGGATGAGAGCAAGACAGTCGAAGGTATGGACCCTATTATTGTCTTCAAGGCATTGCTTCATTTCATATATACAGATAGCTTTCCTGTTATGGAAGATCTTGACTGCGACGAGAAAGAGGATATGGTTAAGCACTTGCTCGTGGCAGCAGACACATATGGCATGGAAAGGATGAAGTTGATTTGTGAAGGCATCCTTTGTAAGAGGATCGATGTTGAAAGTGTTGCATATACCTTGGCTCTGGCTGCCCAGCACCACTGCATCAAGCTTAAAAACGCATGCATTGAATTTATCATCTCCCGGAATAGAATGGATGCTGTGTTAGCAAGCCAAGGGTATGAGCACCTCAAGAGAGCATGCCCTGATGTTGCTGTTGAATTATGGGAGAAAGCGGCAAAGTCTTTTATGACGAGATCAGGGTCAAATTATGAAGTGCTATCTTAG